A window from Tautonia rosea encodes these proteins:
- a CDS encoding glycerophosphodiester phosphodiesterase: MVAILISSALLLLEPPSVPSPAFFVAHRGESADAPENTLAAFNLAWQRGVPAIELDVHLTADDRLIVIHDASTKRTTGVDLLVKESTLDQLSSLDAGSWKGEPWAGEPLPTLEDVLATIPDGGLCLIEVKVGPEAVPALVRAVEASGKSPDQLAVISFNAETLAEAKRQLPDLPMYFLSGFRRDEQTGAWTPSPQALIDQAIAINADGLDLAYRGPIDADFVQRVRDAGLSVHVWTVDDPDDARRFLDLRVDSITTNRAAWLREQLTPTDQPR; this comes from the coding sequence GTGGTTGCGATTTTGATCAGTTCTGCCCTCCTGTTGCTGGAGCCCCCCTCGGTGCCTTCTCCCGCGTTCTTCGTGGCCCACCGCGGCGAGTCGGCCGATGCCCCGGAAAACACCCTGGCCGCCTTCAACCTTGCGTGGCAACGCGGCGTCCCGGCCATCGAGCTTGACGTCCATCTGACCGCCGACGACCGCCTGATCGTCATTCACGACGCCTCCACCAAACGTACGACCGGCGTCGATCTCCTCGTCAAGGAGTCCACCCTCGATCAGCTCTCCTCGCTCGATGCCGGCTCGTGGAAAGGCGAACCATGGGCCGGCGAACCCCTCCCTACCCTCGAAGACGTCCTCGCCACCATTCCCGACGGTGGTCTCTGTCTGATTGAGGTCAAGGTCGGACCCGAAGCCGTTCCGGCGCTCGTCCGGGCCGTCGAAGCCTCGGGCAAGTCCCCCGACCAGCTCGCCGTCATCAGCTTCAACGCCGAGACCCTCGCCGAGGCCAAGCGACAGCTCCCCGATTTGCCCATGTACTTCCTCTCCGGATTCCGCCGCGACGAGCAGACCGGCGCCTGGACCCCCTCCCCCCAGGCCCTGATTGACCAGGCCATCGCCATCAACGCCGATGGCCTGGACCTCGCTTACCGCGGACCAATCGACGCCGATTTCGTCCAACGCGTTCGAGACGCCGGCCTCTCCGTCCACGTCTGGACCGTCGACGACCCCGACGACGCCCGCCGATTCCTCGATCTCCGCGTCGATTCCATCACCACCAACCGCGCTGCCTGGCTCCGAGAACAGCTTACTCCCACCGACCAACCCCGCTGA